The following coding sequences lie in one Arachis ipaensis cultivar K30076 chromosome B03, Araip1.1, whole genome shotgun sequence genomic window:
- the LOC110269426 gene encoding uncharacterized protein LOC110269426, protein MLMCHVLIGVFIKPPSPFTLTVSSLNITFSLKLSSLISIIVAQWLSHKLSPSLDSGLSTISSVALKLVVSHHRLALSCPRAPFLSQQVPGLIIVVAPCLVTVSHSIPRLCCLCCACRRRRQKQQVPGLIVVVVFLLPLSPSTSSSLSASSPPSASFPEAGLRFACAFESNEKICQRNLPTKVKVAAAPKRLKIPHVHYCNTGKQL, encoded by the exons ATGCTGATGTGTCATGTGTTGATTGGTGTATTTATAAAACCG CCCTCACCCTTCACCCTTACCGTCTCCTCCCTCAACATCACCTTCTCACTAAAGCTGAGCTCTCTCATCTCTATCATCGTGGCTCAGTGGCTCTCGCACAAGCTCTCTCCCTCTCTCGACTCCGGTCTCTCTACTATCTCCAGTGTCGCACTCAAGCTCGTCGTCAGTCATCACCGTCTCGCACTCAGTTGCCCTCGCGCGCCTTTCTTGTCGCAGCAGGTCCCGGGACTGATCATCGTCGTCGCTCCCTGTCTCGTCACCGTCTCACACTCAATCCCGCGCCTTTGTTGCCTTTGTTGCGCTTGTCGCCGGCGGCGGCAGAAACAACAGGTTCCAGGGCTGATCGTCGTTGTTGTCTTCTTGCTTCCACTCTCGCCATCAACTTCCTCTTCACTGTCAGCTTCCTCCCCGCCGTCAGCTTCCTTCCCGGAAGCTGGTCTCCGATTTG CTTGtgcctttgaatcaaatgaaaagattTGTCAACGAAATCTCCCTACAAAAGTGAAGGTGGCAGCAGCTCCAAAGAGATTGAAGATCCCTCACGTCCATTACTGCAACACAGGCAAGCAGCTTTGA
- the LOC107630205 gene encoding putative dual specificity protein phosphatase DSP8, with protein sequence MKIEELDDTGSSRDEEKGEMQIVRVDSKRALVGAVARILFYPTLLYNVLRNKIEAEFRWWDQVDEFLLLGAVPFPKDVPHLKKLGVGGVITLNEPYETLVPSSLYHAHGIDHLVIPTRDYLFAPSFADISRAVQFIHQNSTCGKTTYVHCKAGRGRSTTIVLCYLIEYKHMTAAAALEYVRSQRPRVMLAPSQWKAVQNYSKRRPCSFARSPSWDAVLITKADLEGYQSSGNAGMELAIAPKVPKTNPMISRLSCLFASLKTSGNSVPMTRWLPVSESRAC encoded by the exons ATGAAGATCGAGGAGTTAGACGATACGGGGAGTAGTAGGGATGAAGAGAAGGGGGAGATGCAGATTGTGAGGGTTGATTCAAAGAGAGCGTTGGTTGGAGCAGTTGCTCGGATCCTGTTTTACCCGACACTCTTGTATAATGTGCTTCGTAACAAGATTGAAGCTGAATTCAGGTGGTGGGATCAAGTTGATGAG TTTTTGTTGCTGGGCGCAGTCCCATTCCCCAAAGATGTTCCTCACTTGAAGAAGCTTGGCGTTGGTGGTGTAATAACTCTTAATGAACCGTATGAAACTTTGGTGCCTTCATCATTGTATCAT GCTCATGGAATTGATCACTTGGTAATTCCCACAAGGGATTATCTCTTTGCCCCCTCCTTTGCTGATATCAGCCGGGCTGTGCAGTTCATTCATC AGAATTCAACTTGTGGTAAAACTACTTATGTTCACTGTAAAGCTGGGCGGGGAAGGAGTACAACAATTGTGCTTTGCTATCTG ATTGAATACAAGCACATGACAGCTGCTGCTGCCCTGGAATATGTGCGGTCTCAAAGACCCAGAGTGATGCTAGCTCCATCGCAATGGAAG GCTGTTCAAAACTATAGCAAACGCAGACCTTGTTCTTTTGCACGCTCACCCTCATGGGATGCAGTTCTTATAACCAAAGCTGATCTTGAAGGCTACCAGAGCTCTGGTAATGCTGGTATGGAGCTGGCCATTGCTCCTAAAGTGCCAAAGACTAATCCCATGATATCAAGACTATCTTGTCTGTTTGCATCCTTAAAGACATCCGGAAATAGTGTACCCATGACAAGGTGGTTGCCGGTTTCTGAGTCACGTGCTTGTTAA